A single region of the Streptomyces virginiae genome encodes:
- a CDS encoding roadblock/LC7 domain-containing protein, with amino-acid sequence MGGEVAMKTGSRLSDLDWLLSGLVQRVPYTRSAVLLTADGLVTCVHGLDADSADHLAALASGLYSLGRSAGSRFADGAEVRQVVVELDTALVFVSAAGSGTCLAVLADREADAGVLGYEMAMLVKSVRPYLAASPRRPVADVER; translated from the coding sequence ATGGGCGGCGAAGTGGCGATGAAGACCGGCAGCCGGCTCTCCGACCTCGACTGGCTGCTCAGCGGCCTGGTGCAGCGCGTGCCGTACACGCGAAGCGCCGTACTCCTCACCGCCGACGGGCTCGTGACCTGCGTGCACGGACTGGACGCCGACAGCGCCGACCACCTGGCCGCCCTCGCCTCCGGGCTGTACTCCCTGGGCCGCAGCGCCGGCTCCCGCTTCGCGGACGGCGCCGAGGTCCGGCAGGTCGTGGTCGAACTCGACACGGCGCTCGTCTTCGTCTCCGCGGCCGGATCCGGCACCTGCCTGGCCGTTCTCGCCGATCGGGAGGCCGACGCCGGGGTGCTCGGCTACGAGATGGCGATGCTGGTCAAGAGCGTGCGGCCGTACCTCGCGGCCTCGCCGCGGCGGCCCGTCGCCGACGTGGAGCGATGA
- a CDS encoding MFS transporter: protein MDGDRRRWRQCLLGGAVFAVCMAGTTLPTPLYGLYQEKFGFSELMVTVVYAVYAFGVIGVLLLAGNASDTVGRRPVLLAGLAFSAASAVCFLCATGMGWLYAGRLLSGLSAGLFTGAATAYVMELAPKGGTSRATFVATAANMGGLGCGPLLAGVLAQYAAWPLYLPFVVHLALVAVSAAVLARLPETVRDRQPLSTVRPQRPGLPPQVRSVFAPAAIASFVGFALFGVFTSVSPAFLAESLDVHNHAVTGLIVALAFFASTAGQLAVGRIGVGRSLPLGCAGLLAGLALLAGALWWDLLALVVASAVVGGVGQGLALRGALAAVAAASPPDRRAAVISMLFVVAYTGISLPVIGVGLLVGPIGLEGAGLVFIACMAVLVVAAAGYLLRRPARAPA from the coding sequence ATGGACGGTGATCGCCGGCGGTGGCGCCAGTGCCTGCTCGGCGGGGCGGTGTTCGCCGTGTGCATGGCGGGCACCACGCTGCCCACCCCCCTGTACGGGCTCTACCAGGAGAAGTTCGGTTTCTCCGAGCTGATGGTGACCGTCGTGTACGCCGTGTACGCCTTCGGGGTGATCGGCGTACTGCTGCTGGCGGGCAACGCGTCGGACACCGTCGGCAGACGGCCCGTGCTGCTGGCCGGCCTGGCCTTCTCGGCCGCCAGCGCGGTCTGCTTCCTGTGCGCCACCGGCATGGGCTGGCTGTACGCCGGCCGGCTGCTGTCGGGGCTGTCCGCCGGACTGTTCACCGGGGCCGCCACGGCCTACGTGATGGAACTGGCCCCGAAGGGCGGCACCTCACGGGCCACCTTCGTGGCGACGGCCGCCAACATGGGCGGGCTGGGCTGCGGGCCGCTGCTCGCCGGTGTGCTCGCGCAGTACGCCGCCTGGCCGCTGTACCTGCCGTTCGTCGTGCACCTCGCGCTGGTGGCCGTCTCGGCCGCCGTCCTGGCACGGCTCCCCGAGACCGTGCGGGACCGGCAGCCGCTGAGCACCGTGCGACCGCAGCGGCCCGGCCTGCCCCCGCAGGTGCGGTCCGTGTTCGCGCCCGCGGCGATCGCCTCGTTCGTCGGCTTCGCGCTGTTCGGGGTGTTCACCTCGGTCAGCCCCGCCTTCCTCGCCGAGTCCCTGGACGTGCACAACCACGCGGTGACCGGGCTGATCGTCGCGCTGGCCTTCTTCGCCTCGACCGCCGGGCAACTGGCGGTCGGCCGGATCGGGGTGGGCCGGTCACTGCCGCTCGGCTGCGCCGGGCTGCTCGCCGGGCTGGCGCTGCTGGCGGGCGCGCTGTGGTGGGACCTGCTGGCGCTGGTGGTGGCGAGCGCCGTGGTCGGCGGGGTCGGACAGGGCCTGGCCCTCCGCGGGGCCCTGGCCGCGGTGGCCGCGGCCTCGCCGCCGGACCGCCGGGCGGCGGTGATCTCGATGCTGTTCGTGGTGGCCTACACCGGCATCTCGCTGCCCGTGATCGGGGTGGGGCTGCTGGTGGGCCCGATCGGTCTGGAGGGCGCCGGGCTGGTGTTCATCGCCTGCATGGCCGTACTGGTCGTGGCCGCGGCCGGTTACCTGCTGCGGCGACCGGCGCGGGCCCCCGCGTGA
- a CDS encoding ATP-binding protein has protein sequence MSGLRAARHAPSRHAVTGPSRQIRPLLVRAAVLPTLAAALSGAAAVIFTLQLGGGAGDRDARLWPVLTGCALLVVGALAAALLGAQRAGKAVRDRCEALRRSSVRGRGELRTAADRLERGETPPRPVRGGPSTPPPGGDPAGMDEFWLLSQELRGAREEAHTTLLKLAGPAAPTDTERKVEVFVNLARRLQSLVHREISLLDELEDTVEDPDLLKELFHVDHLATRIRRHAENLAVLGGAASRRQWTRPIDLSEVLRSSVAEVEQYTRVKVVPPAGGSVRGHAVADVVHLLAELVENATVFSAPDTDVVLRAERVTAGIAVEVEDRGLGMPTEEQHRMNALLADPDQISVRHLLADGRIGLFVVSALARRHGIAVELKSNIYGGVLAVLVLPQELLGAEAPTAADAAGGSRATSWGTGQGAPTPPLEPVRMPLPTPLPEGWQATGGPGAAAPHDPARHDPAPHDPEPRPEPHPAPASASPAHSPAHSPSTPVPRPRPEPRPVPRPAPLPAPRSGEADGPGAMAWSAPAADPRGGPAPAPPTAAVAWSAPAPAPVPEPAPDPAPDAGDRPRLPRRRAQEHLAPQLREAPAPRRAPDPEQPVHDPGLMAAFQRGFGLAQSENQA, from the coding sequence ATGTCCGGACTTCGCGCCGCCCGCCACGCACCGTCGAGACACGCCGTCACCGGTCCCAGCCGGCAGATACGCCCCCTGTTGGTGCGCGCCGCCGTCCTGCCCACGCTCGCCGCCGCGCTCAGCGGGGCCGCCGCGGTGATCTTCACCCTCCAGCTCGGCGGGGGAGCCGGCGACCGCGACGCCCGACTGTGGCCCGTACTCACCGGCTGCGCCCTCCTCGTGGTGGGCGCCCTCGCCGCGGCCCTGCTCGGGGCCCAGCGCGCCGGCAAGGCCGTACGGGACCGGTGCGAGGCGCTGCGCCGCTCCAGCGTGCGCGGCCGGGGCGAGCTGCGCACGGCCGCCGACCGGCTGGAACGGGGCGAGACCCCGCCCCGGCCGGTGCGGGGTGGACCGAGCACGCCGCCGCCCGGCGGGGACCCGGCCGGGATGGACGAGTTCTGGCTGCTCTCGCAGGAGCTGCGCGGTGCTCGCGAAGAAGCGCACACGACCCTCCTGAAACTGGCCGGACCCGCCGCCCCGACCGACACCGAGCGCAAGGTCGAGGTCTTCGTGAACCTCGCGCGCCGGCTCCAGTCCCTCGTGCACCGCGAGATCTCGCTGCTGGACGAGCTGGAGGACACGGTCGAGGACCCGGACCTGCTCAAGGAGCTCTTCCACGTCGATCACCTCGCCACCCGGATCCGCCGCCACGCCGAGAACCTCGCCGTACTGGGCGGCGCCGCGTCCCGGCGCCAGTGGACCCGGCCCATCGACCTGAGCGAGGTGCTCCGCTCCTCGGTCGCGGAGGTCGAGCAGTACACCCGGGTCAAGGTCGTACCCCCGGCCGGCGGCAGCGTGCGCGGGCACGCCGTCGCGGACGTGGTGCACCTGCTGGCCGAACTGGTCGAGAACGCCACGGTCTTCTCCGCCCCCGACACCGATGTGGTGCTGCGGGCCGAGCGGGTCACCGCCGGGATCGCCGTCGAGGTGGAGGACCGGGGACTGGGCATGCCGACCGAGGAACAGCACCGGATGAACGCCCTGCTCGCCGACCCCGACCAGATCAGCGTCCGGCACCTGCTGGCGGACGGCCGGATCGGCCTGTTCGTGGTGTCGGCGCTGGCCCGCCGACACGGGATCGCCGTCGAGCTCAAGTCGAACATCTACGGCGGTGTGCTCGCCGTGCTGGTCCTGCCGCAGGAACTCCTGGGCGCGGAGGCACCCACCGCGGCCGATGCGGCGGGGGGCTCGCGGGCCACCTCGTGGGGGACCGGGCAGGGGGCGCCGACGCCGCCGCTGGAGCCGGTACGGATGCCCCTGCCGACGCCCCTGCCCGAGGGATGGCAGGCGACCGGAGGCCCGGGGGCCGCCGCCCCGCACGACCCCGCCCGGCACGACCCCGCTCCGCACGACCCCGAGCCGCGCCCCGAGCCGCATCCCGCCCCCGCATCGGCGTCCCCGGCGCACTCCCCGGCGCACTCCCCGTCCACCCCCGTGCCCCGGCCCCGGCCGGAGCCGCGGCCGGTGCCCCGTCCCGCCCCCCTGCCCGCGCCCCGGTCCGGGGAGGCGGACGGCCCCGGGGCCATGGCCTGGTCGGCGCCCGCGGCCGATCCCCGGGGCGGGCCCGCCCCGGCTCCGCCGACCGCAGCCGTGGCCTGGTCGGCGCCCGCACCCGCACCCGTACCGGAGCCCGCGCCCGACCCGGCACCCGACGCGGGCGACCGGCCGCGGCTGCCCCGGCGGCGCGCCCAGGAGCACCTGGCGCCCCAGCTCCGCGAGGCTCCCGCCCCCCGGCGGGCCCCGGACCCCGAGCAGCCGGTGCACGATCCGGGCCTGATGGCCGCCTTCCAACGAGGTTTCGGCCTCGCCCAGTCGGAGAACCAGGCATGA
- a CDS encoding glyceraldehyde-3-phosphate dehydrogenase — protein MTVNEDSFTSWKNREEIAESMIPIIGKLHRERDVTILLHSRSLVNKSVVSILKTHRFARQIAGEELSVTETLPFLQVLTTLDLGPSQIDIGMLAAEYKSDDRGLSVAEFTAEAVAGATGANKLERGEGRDVVLYGFGRIGRLVARLLIEKAGSGNGLRLRAVVVRGGGEADLVKRASLLRRDSIHGQFQGTITVDEANSTIIANGNAIKVIYANDPSEVDYTEYGIKDAILIDNTGKWRDREGLSKHLRPGIDKVVLTAPGKGDVPNIVHGVNHDTIKPDEQILSCASCTTNAIVPPLKAMDDEYGVLRGHVETVHSFTNDQNLLDNYHKADRRGRSAPLNMVITETGAASAVAKALPDLKAPITGSSIRVPVPDVSIAILSLRLGRETTRDEVLDYLRDVSLHSPLKRQIDFTTAPDAVSMDFVGSRHSSIVDAGATKVDGDNAILYLWYDNEFGYSCQVIRVVQHVSGVEYPTYPVPAV, from the coding sequence GTGACTGTCAATGAGGACTCGTTCACCAGCTGGAAGAACCGCGAGGAGATCGCGGAGTCGATGATCCCGATCATCGGGAAGCTGCACCGGGAGCGGGACGTCACGATCCTGCTCCACAGCCGCTCCCTGGTGAACAAGTCGGTGGTCAGCATCCTCAAGACCCACCGCTTCGCCCGGCAGATAGCCGGTGAGGAGCTCTCGGTCACCGAGACGCTGCCGTTCCTGCAGGTGCTCACCACGCTCGATCTCGGCCCGTCCCAGATCGACATCGGCATGCTCGCCGCGGAGTACAAGAGCGACGACCGCGGCCTGTCCGTGGCCGAGTTCACCGCCGAGGCCGTCGCCGGTGCCACCGGCGCCAACAAGCTCGAGCGCGGCGAGGGCCGCGACGTCGTCCTGTACGGCTTCGGCCGCATCGGCCGCCTCGTCGCCCGCCTGCTGATCGAGAAGGCCGGCTCCGGCAACGGCCTGCGCCTGCGCGCCGTCGTCGTCCGCGGGGGCGGCGAGGCCGACCTGGTCAAGCGCGCCTCGCTGCTGCGCCGCGACTCGATCCACGGCCAGTTCCAGGGCACGATCACCGTCGACGAGGCGAACAGCACGATCATCGCCAACGGCAACGCCATCAAGGTGATCTACGCGAACGACCCGTCCGAGGTGGACTACACCGAGTACGGCATCAAGGACGCCATCCTCATCGACAACACGGGCAAGTGGCGCGACCGCGAGGGTCTGTCCAAGCACCTGCGCCCCGGCATCGACAAGGTCGTGCTGACGGCTCCGGGCAAGGGCGACGTCCCGAACATCGTGCACGGCGTCAACCACGACACCATCAAGCCGGACGAGCAGATCCTGTCCTGCGCCTCCTGCACCACCAACGCGATCGTCCCGCCCCTCAAGGCCATGGACGACGAGTACGGTGTCCTGCGCGGTCACGTGGAGACCGTCCACTCGTTCACGAACGACCAGAACCTGCTGGACAACTACCACAAGGCCGACCGTCGTGGCCGCTCCGCGCCGCTCAACATGGTCATCACCGAGACCGGTGCCGCCTCGGCCGTCGCCAAGGCGCTGCCCGACCTGAAGGCGCCGATCACCGGCAGCTCGATCCGCGTCCCCGTGCCGGACGTCTCGATCGCCATCCTGAGCCTGCGTCTGGGCCGTGAGACCACCCGCGACGAGGTCCTCGACTACCTCCGCGACGTCTCGCTGCACTCGCCGCTCAAGCGCCAGATCGACTTCACCACGGCTCCCGACGCGGTCTCCATGGACTTCGTCGGTTCGCGCCACTCCTCGATCGTCGACGCGGGCGCCACCAAGGTGGACGGCGACAACGCCATCCTCTACCTCTGGTACGACAACGAGTTCGGCTACTCCTGCCAGGTCATCCGTGTGGTCCAGCACGTGTCCGGCGTCGAGTACCCGACCTACCCGGTTCCGGCGGTCTGA
- a CDS encoding class I SAM-dependent methyltransferase, with product MWVTGEAYEPYVGRWSRVVARRFVRLLDAAPGGSWRDIGCGTGAVTRAVLDLAEPESVVGIDPSAGYVRYARRNITDARARFVLADAVNLPFADATASVAVSGLVLNFVPDAPRAAAEMARAVRPGGLVAAYLWDFEEGGMEAIRAFWDAASALDPAARDLDEAVRFPLCGRAPLRGLLVGAGLEDVEVDAIVVPTRFSGFDDYWQPFLGGQGPAPAYVASLPEGRRAELRERLRSALPRAADGSIPLRARAWAARGRRAA from the coding sequence ATGTGGGTGACCGGCGAGGCGTACGAACCGTATGTGGGGCGCTGGAGCCGCGTGGTGGCACGCCGCTTCGTCCGCCTCTTGGATGCGGCTCCCGGGGGCAGCTGGCGCGACATCGGGTGCGGCACGGGTGCGGTGACACGGGCCGTGCTGGATCTGGCCGAACCGGAGAGCGTCGTCGGCATCGATCCGTCCGCCGGCTACGTGCGGTACGCGCGGAGGAACATCACCGACGCGCGGGCGCGGTTCGTCCTGGCCGACGCCGTGAACCTGCCCTTCGCCGACGCCACGGCATCCGTCGCCGTCAGCGGGCTCGTGCTGAACTTCGTACCGGACGCACCCCGGGCGGCGGCCGAGATGGCCCGTGCGGTCCGGCCCGGGGGCCTGGTCGCGGCGTACCTCTGGGACTTCGAGGAGGGCGGCATGGAGGCCATCCGTGCCTTCTGGGACGCAGCGTCCGCCCTGGACCCGGCCGCCCGGGACCTGGACGAGGCCGTCAGGTTCCCGCTGTGCGGGCGGGCGCCGCTGCGGGGGCTGCTGGTCGGGGCGGGGCTGGAGGACGTGGAGGTGGACGCGATCGTCGTGCCCACCCGGTTCTCGGGCTTCGACGACTACTGGCAGCCGTTCCTGGGAGGGCAGGGGCCGGCGCCCGCCTACGTGGCCTCCCTGCCCGAGGGGCGTCGCGCGGAGCTGCGCGAGCGGTTGCGGTCGGCGCTGCCCCGGGCCGCGGACGGCTCGATCCCGCTGCGTGCGCGGGCCTGGGCCGCACGGGGCCGGCGCGCGGCGTGA
- a CDS encoding DUF7144 family membrane protein — translation MASDASRPRTSSSPPSAWHAPTSGTTIAAGALMVFAGAMAILEGIAALARDDLFVVTRHYVFEFSLTGWGWVHLIVGIALVLSGCAVFTGALWARFLGVTIAGLGAIANFLWLPYYPWWSVILIAVNLFVVWALCAGMQREADAGTTV, via the coding sequence ATGGCCAGTGACGCCAGCAGACCCCGGACCAGCTCGTCGCCGCCCAGCGCCTGGCATGCGCCCACATCGGGTACGACCATCGCCGCGGGCGCCCTGATGGTCTTCGCGGGCGCCATGGCGATCCTCGAGGGGATCGCGGCCCTCGCCAGGGACGACCTGTTCGTCGTGACGCGGCACTACGTGTTCGAGTTCAGCCTGACGGGCTGGGGCTGGGTCCATCTGATCGTGGGCATCGCCCTCGTCCTCTCCGGCTGCGCGGTGTTCACCGGAGCCCTGTGGGCGCGCTTCCTGGGCGTGACCATCGCCGGCCTCGGCGCCATCGCCAACTTCCTGTGGCTCCCGTACTACCCGTGGTGGTCCGTGATCCTGATCGCCGTCAACCTGTTCGTCGTCTGGGCGCTGTGCGCGGGCATGCAACGGGAGGCCGACGCGGGCACGACCGTCTGA
- a CDS encoding DUF742 domain-containing protein, whose translation MRSRGTGAYAKGRDTPWLDDSAGRVMRPYTASGGRTRPGFTLDLLSLVTATGVRPHVPLGAEHTLALRMCAGAAGVTVAEVAGQLRLPAVVVKVLLSDLMEHGAVMARAPRFPGGGSFAADDRSLLLAVLDGLRRRL comes from the coding sequence ATGAGGTCCCGCGGGACGGGGGCGTACGCGAAGGGGCGGGACACACCATGGCTCGACGACTCGGCGGGCCGCGTGATGCGCCCGTACACCGCCAGCGGGGGGCGGACCCGGCCGGGCTTCACGCTCGACCTGCTCTCGCTGGTGACCGCGACCGGGGTGCGCCCGCACGTCCCGCTCGGGGCGGAGCACACGCTGGCGCTACGGATGTGCGCGGGCGCCGCCGGCGTCACCGTCGCCGAGGTGGCCGGGCAGCTGCGGCTGCCGGCGGTCGTGGTGAAGGTGCTGCTGTCCGACCTGATGGAACACGGGGCCGTCATGGCGCGGGCTCCGCGGTTCCCGGGCGGCGGCTCGTTCGCCGCCGACGACCGATCCCTGCTCCTGGCGGTGCTCGATGGCCTACGTAGACGACTGTGA
- a CDS encoding GAF domain-containing protein translates to MTYYESNGHLLLTPVDREAPARAVRLRELGLGERTDAELDAFARRVADALGAPYAGVNFVGEERQFFAGLHHGAEAPASGYPARVLARDHGYCPHVVVRRRALVLEDVRDFARFAGNAVVDESGVRSYVGAPLTDRRGIVLGTVCAVDVVPRRWGTEGLATVKALAAELVALVHEREDRAQAAGEERRG, encoded by the coding sequence ATGACGTACTACGAATCGAACGGACATCTGCTGCTCACGCCGGTGGACCGGGAAGCACCCGCGCGCGCCGTCCGGCTGCGCGAGCTGGGTCTGGGCGAACGCACGGACGCCGAGCTGGACGCCTTCGCGCGGCGCGTCGCCGACGCGCTCGGCGCACCGTACGCGGGGGTCAACTTCGTCGGAGAGGAACGCCAGTTCTTCGCCGGGCTGCACCATGGCGCCGAGGCCCCGGCGAGCGGCTACCCGGCGCGGGTGCTGGCCCGGGACCACGGCTACTGCCCGCACGTGGTGGTGCGGCGGCGGGCGCTGGTCCTGGAGGACGTACGGGACTTCGCGCGCTTCGCGGGCAACGCGGTGGTCGACGAGAGCGGGGTGCGCTCGTACGTGGGCGCTCCGTTGACGGACCGGCGCGGCATCGTCCTGGGCACGGTGTGCGCGGTGGACGTGGTGCCCCGACGCTGGGGGACGGAGGGACTCGCCACGGTGAAGGCGCTGGCGGCGGAGCTGGTGGCGCTGGTGCACGAGCGGGAGGACCGGGCGCAGGCCGCGGGGGAGGAGCGGCGGGGGTGA
- a CDS encoding MmcQ/YjbR family DNA-binding protein: protein MATTAQDVRLIALSLPDSTEKPAWGMPTFRVGGKIFVSLADDDTSIGVKCPKEERAELIAAEPEKFFVRAGHDDNYAWIRVRLAALRNAEELRSILIDSWLQAAPKRLIAAHPELTDPAG, encoded by the coding sequence ATGGCCACGACCGCGCAGGACGTCCGCCTGATCGCACTGTCCCTCCCGGACAGCACGGAGAAGCCGGCCTGGGGCATGCCGACCTTCCGGGTGGGCGGGAAGATCTTCGTCTCGCTGGCCGACGACGACACCTCGATCGGCGTGAAGTGCCCCAAGGAGGAGCGGGCGGAGCTGATCGCGGCGGAGCCCGAGAAGTTCTTCGTGCGCGCCGGACACGACGACAACTACGCCTGGATCCGGGTGCGGCTCGCGGCGCTGCGGAACGCGGAGGAGCTGCGCTCCATCCTGATCGACTCCTGGCTCCAGGCGGCCCCGAAACGCCTGATCGCCGCGCATCCGGAACTGACCGACCCCGCCGGCTGA
- a CDS encoding GTP-binding protein, which produces MAYVDDCDAPAPAAAPDRATVPAGSGGGAPPATLKILVAGGFGAGKTTFVGAVSEIEPLSTEELLSGVGAGCDPLHGVEEKTTTTVALDFGRITLDERHVLYLFGTPGQHRFWFLWEELCAGALGAVVLADTRRLADCFPAVDFFERRGIGFIVAVNEFDGGHRYGPDEVREAVGLGPEVPVVRCDARLASSGTGALAALVRHLLCMSAVSSSSSESGEPP; this is translated from the coding sequence ATGGCCTACGTAGACGACTGTGACGCCCCCGCGCCCGCCGCCGCTCCCGACCGGGCCACGGTCCCGGCAGGGAGCGGCGGCGGGGCTCCGCCCGCGACCTTGAAGATCCTGGTCGCGGGCGGGTTCGGGGCGGGCAAGACCACCTTCGTGGGGGCGGTGAGCGAGATCGAACCGCTGAGCACGGAGGAACTCCTCAGCGGGGTCGGAGCCGGCTGCGATCCGCTGCACGGCGTCGAGGAGAAGACCACGACGACCGTCGCGCTCGACTTCGGCCGGATCACCCTGGACGAGCGCCATGTGCTCTACCTCTTCGGCACCCCGGGACAGCACCGCTTCTGGTTCCTCTGGGAGGAGCTGTGCGCGGGCGCCCTCGGGGCGGTGGTGCTCGCCGACACCCGCCGCCTGGCCGACTGCTTCCCCGCCGTGGACTTCTTCGAGCGGCGCGGCATCGGCTTCATCGTCGCCGTCAACGAGTTCGACGGCGGTCACCGCTACGGGCCCGACGAGGTCCGCGAGGCGGTGGGGCTCGGGCCCGAGGTGCCCGTCGTACGGTGCGACGCGCGCCTCGCGAGCTCCGGGACGGGGGCGCTGGCCGCCCTCGTCCGCCACCTGTTGTGCATGTCCGCAGTCAGCTCTTCGTCCTCGGAGTCGGGGGAACCGCCATGA
- a CDS encoding phospholipase D family protein — MTRADWLLGPGERGNPATRLDRRRPDGAAWSRGNHVRPLVHGAVYFAELLEAVRAMGPGDLLLFTDWRGDPDERLDGPGTEIGSVLCRAAERGVVVKGLLWRSHLDGLHFSQEENLHLGKELARAGGECLLDMRVRPGGSHHQKLVVLRHPGRPELDVAYVGGIDLCRNRNDDASHRGDRQSLPLAAAYGPHPPWHDVQLALRGPVVGDVEAVFRERWEDPAPLSRSPLTRLRERMHREDISADPLPAQTPDPQVCGTHTVQLLRTYPNRLLSGYPFAPDGERSIARGYTKALRRARALIYLEDQYLWSPKVVDRFARALRDHPRLRVIAVIPSVPEEDGPLTLPMNLIGRITALDELRRAGGDRVAVYGLENRAGTPVYVHAKVCVIDDVWASVGSDNINLRSWTHDSELGCAVYDECPDPRAPADPAGLGDGARAFARELRLELMREHTEAGAGDELCDPVSAFDAFATSATALDAWYSGGRPGPRPPGRLRRYEPPELAATRRMLATPLHHLLVDPDGRPLGMRLRRRF, encoded by the coding sequence ATGACCCGTGCCGACTGGCTGCTGGGACCCGGTGAACGGGGCAACCCGGCGACGCGCCTGGACCGGCGCCGCCCGGACGGGGCGGCCTGGTCCCGGGGGAACCACGTACGCCCCCTGGTCCACGGAGCCGTGTACTTCGCGGAGCTCCTGGAAGCCGTCCGCGCGATGGGCCCGGGCGACCTGTTGCTGTTCACCGACTGGCGCGGCGACCCCGACGAGCGGCTCGACGGACCCGGCACCGAGATCGGCTCGGTCCTGTGTCGGGCGGCCGAGCGCGGCGTCGTCGTCAAGGGCCTGCTGTGGCGTTCCCATCTGGACGGTCTTCACTTCAGCCAAGAAGAGAACCTCCACCTCGGCAAGGAGCTCGCCCGGGCCGGCGGGGAATGCCTGCTCGACATGCGCGTCCGGCCGGGCGGCTCCCACCACCAGAAACTGGTGGTGCTGCGCCATCCCGGCCGCCCGGAGCTGGACGTGGCCTACGTCGGCGGGATCGACCTGTGTCGCAACCGCAACGACGACGCCTCGCACCGCGGTGACCGTCAGTCGCTGCCCCTGGCCGCCGCCTACGGCCCGCACCCGCCCTGGCACGACGTCCAGCTCGCCCTGCGCGGGCCGGTCGTCGGCGACGTCGAGGCCGTCTTCCGCGAACGCTGGGAGGATCCGGCTCCGCTCAGCCGGAGCCCGCTCACCCGCCTGCGGGAGCGGATGCACCGCGAGGACATCAGTGCGGACCCGCTGCCGGCGCAGACACCCGATCCGCAGGTCTGCGGTACGCACACCGTCCAACTGCTGCGGACCTACCCGAACCGGCTGCTGTCCGGCTACCCCTTCGCCCCCGACGGCGAGCGCAGCATCGCCCGCGGGTACACCAAGGCGCTGCGCCGGGCCCGGGCGCTGATCTACCTGGAGGACCAGTACCTGTGGTCGCCCAAGGTGGTGGACCGCTTCGCCCGGGCGCTGCGCGATCACCCGCGGCTGCGGGTGATCGCCGTCATCCCCAGCGTCCCGGAGGAGGACGGTCCGCTCACCTTGCCGATGAACCTGATCGGGCGGATCACGGCCCTGGACGAGCTGCGCCGGGCCGGCGGCGACCGGGTCGCCGTGTACGGCCTGGAGAACCGGGCGGGAACCCCGGTCTACGTCCACGCCAAGGTGTGCGTGATCGACGACGTATGGGCCTCGGTCGGCTCCGACAACATCAACCTCCGCTCGTGGACGCACGATTCCGAGCTGGGCTGCGCCGTGTACGACGAGTGTCCGGACCCGCGGGCGCCGGCCGATCCGGCAGGGCTGGGGGACGGGGCACGGGCCTTCGCCCGGGAGCTGCGGCTGGAGCTCATGCGCGAGCACACCGAGGCCGGGGCGGGGGACGAGCTGTGCGACCCGGTGTCCGCTTTCGATGCCTTCGCGACGAGCGCGACGGCCCTGGACGCCTGGTACTCGGGCGGCCGCCCCGGTCCGCGGCCACCGGGCCGGCTGCGCAGGTACGAGCCTCCGGAGCTGGCCGCGACCCGCAGGATGCTCGCGACACCCCTGCACCACCTGCTGGTGGACCCGGACGGCCGCCCGCTCGGCATGCGGCTCCGCCGCAGGTTCTGA